The proteins below come from a single Pieris brassicae chromosome 1, ilPieBrab1.1, whole genome shotgun sequence genomic window:
- the LOC123711668 gene encoding uncharacterized protein LOC123711668, giving the protein MSLVSRDQLEIAIALESRELWCIYYQNYIRTFSSPPALSLRAPYLRAYTRTKVKTTIMIAILAACLFYVALAIPNDQIEKYENKVKSYQLDVPGRNPITIIETGGGDDLPGKWDLMSKSDDDLVIKNLMTHVVHDVDGNRPRCYGPSCQEGFVEDEGPQEFEEKLKEFGDFSNERLQAIAALAAKLKKQKNKADRFSTTNGEEAESDNNGQVFTSWNRLKVKQHKHPYDDKDGWVTLEPIAWSSSKISKWKPNVKKQKPTYWNDDEDTKYSSDDNYSSYQDPESDSSKYTYNFSQKKPTLNRPGFINNKLHIPTEYDMEVPSKPTWNKKRPTIQHSMDSPQMTMLNLQSSWSPDDSRHPNKPNCDKDIHQNEDNSYYGSSDSVITDYRPSNFPYNYEALHQSSMQRRPMRRPTQVIYADAEPDEERLSRPPYGDGQWVLLSTTKGYKNKKRHRALDLSEENMVPTITSHQSIALTVLPSDDAHTNMTTSHGGLLEVEKSFQTVEESKRDMDKKYDLQTEVSDERPVKKKILKKKVLATSSPDSSTVLAAVGAGMLPATMAMVVPMMLGKKRRRRAIYGPQLYQLQPNE; this is encoded by the coding sequence ATGTCGCTCGTTAGTCGTGACCAACTTGAAATTGCCATTGCATTAGAGAGCAGGGAGCTATGGTGCATCTACTATCAAAACTATATCAGAACGTTCAGCTCGCCGCCGGCGCTCAGTCTACGCGCGCCTTACCTGCGCGCTTACACGCGAACGAAAGTGAAAACGACTATAATGATAGCAATACTCGCGGCTTGCTTGTTCTATGTAGCGCTTGCTATTCCAAACGATCAAATTGaaaagtatgaaaataaagTGAAATCTTACCAATTGGATGTTCCTGGGAGGAACCCTATTACGATAATTGAAACTGGAGGAGGGGACGATTTGCCGGGAAAATGGGATCTAATGTCAAAAAGTGATGATGAtctagttattaaaaatttaatgacacATGTCGTACATGATGTAGACGGAAATCGACCTCGGTGTTATGGACCTTCTTGCCAAGAGGGGTTCGTAGAGGATGAAGGTCCACAGGAGTTTGAGGAGAAGTTAAAAGAGTTTGGTGATTTTTCCAACGAACGCCTCCAGGCAATAGCCGCTTTGGCGGCTAAgctaaaaaaacagaaaaacaaAGCTGATAGATTCTCAACTACAAATGGCGAAGAAGCAGAGAGTGATAATAATGGACAGGTATTTACTTCCTGGAATAGGTTGAAAGTGAAACAACATAAACATCCATACGACGACAAAGATGGATGGGTGACGTTAGAGCCCATAGCATGGTCTTCAAGTAAAATTTCTAAATGGAAACCCAACGTCAAAAAACAGAAACCAACTTATTGGAATGATGATGAAGATACGAAATATTCGTCTGACGATAATTATTCAAGTTACCAGGATCCAGAGAGTGACAGCAGTAAATATACCTATAATTTTTCTCAGAAGAAACCAACTTTGAATCGCCCTgggtttataaataataaattacacataCCAACCGAATATGATATGGAGGTACCATCTAAGCCTACATGGAACAAGAAAAGGCCGACAATACAGCACTCTATGGATAGCCCTCAAATGACAATGCTCAATTTACAATCATCATGGTCTCCTGACGATAGTAGACATCCTAACAAACCTAATTGCGATAAAGACATTCATCAAAACGAAGATAACTCTTACTATGGATCATCAGATTCAGTAATAACCGATTATCGGCCATCTAATTTCCCTTATAATTACGAAGCTCTTCACCAATCTTCTATGCAAAGACGTCCAATGCGTCGCCCTACTCAAGTGATATATGCAGATGCTGAGCCAGATGAAGAACGACTTTCAAGACCCCCATATGGCGATGGACAATGGGTCCTCTTATCTACTACTAAGGgatataaaaacaagaaaCGTCACCGAGCTCTTGATTTATCCGAAGAGAACATGGTACCAACAATAACATCTCACCAATCTATCGCCTTGACTGTTTTGCCATCTGATGACGCTCACACAAATATGACAACTTCACACGGTGGCCTCCTAGAGGTGGAGAAGAGTTTTCAAACAGTAGAAGAATCTAAGCGTGATATGGATAAGAAGTATGATTTACAGACGGAAGTATCAGATGAGAGACCTGTTAAAaagaagatattaaaaaagaaagttcTGGCAACAAGCTCCCCAGATAGTTCGACAGTTCTAGCAGCGGTAGGTGCTGGTATGCTCCCAGCAACAATGGCTATGGTTGTCCCAATGATGTTAGGAAAGAAACGACGAAGAAGGGCCATTTATGGCCCCCAATTATACCAACTACAACCAAATGAGTAG
- the LOC123711677 gene encoding uncharacterized protein LOC123711677, whose product MTRKFLFCFPLRLGNIVFGYIVVIISLAVAAFHLYLLALNIISKDDTHEDKFNNFEKLESIFGEDKKDLVTIVIMIYYLTYIIIGLLLFMFGLIFTVGAYKVNECSITTFFIYSFFHIFFTIGLIVWEAITAGWIQLGLIFVSDVLLIICLFSVKYLMEAIRTGNIYTRPGEAIYKYNT is encoded by the exons ATGACGAGAAAATTCCTATTTTGTTTTCCCCTGCGGCTTGGAAATATCGTATTTGGTTATATTGTTGTT ATTATAAGTTTAGCGGTAGCAGCCTTCCATTTATACCTCCTTGCGTTAAACATTATTTCCAAAGATGATACTCACGAAGACAAATTCAACAATTTCGAAAAACTCGAAAGTATATTTGGCGAAGACAAAAAGGACCTAGTCACTATTGTCATAATGatatattacttaacatatatcataattggacttttattatttatgttcgGTCTCATATTTACTGTTGGAGCGTACAAG GTAAACGAGTGCAGTATAACAACTTTCTTCATCTACAGTTTCTTCCACATATTTTTCACAATTGGATTAATAGTTTGGGAAGCCATTACCGCGGGTTGGATACAGCTAGGACTTATATTCGTTTCTGAtg TGCTCCTGATTATTTGTCTATTCAGCGTCAAGTATCTGATGGAAGCAATTAGAACCGGAAATATCTACACTCGTCCTGGAGAAgcgatatacaaatataatacatgA